From Alosa sapidissima isolate fAloSap1 chromosome 7, fAloSap1.pri, whole genome shotgun sequence, the proteins below share one genomic window:
- the commd7 gene encoding COMM domain-containing protein 7, which yields MLPLQFTKDPLTEAVTTDFQNLNKFSEQQFASLTEILYQFLLEPKETDKFLTQLNKFAGENGMSAGPLRSLMKSVLLLPHGALKKNLTAEQVKEDLLNLGVDEDKAVHFSNQWKVHYAVLSRVAVGQTLMVNQLVDMEWKFGVTVGTSEIQKTGNIFLQLKLIIRKGNSTENIYMELTLPQFYNFLHEMERAKAAMDCFS from the exons ATGTTGCCGTTACAGTTTACAAAAGATCCTTTGACAGAAGCGGTGACTACTGACTTTCAGAATTTGAACAAATTTAGTGAGCAG CAATTTGCCAGCCTGACAGAAATCTTATACCAGTTTCTACTGGAGCCAAAGGAG acagacaagttTCTCACACAGCTGAATAAGTTTGCTGGGGAAAATGGCATGAGTGCTGGTCCTCTGAGGAGTTTGATGAAGAGTGTGCTCCTCCTTCCTCATG GTGCTCTGAAAAAAAATCTTACTGCTGAACAAGTAAAAGAAGACCTCCTTAATCTTG GAGTCGATGAAGATAAGGCtgtgcatttctcaaatcaG TGGAAAGTCCACTATGCTGTGCTCTCCCGAGTGGCTGTAGGACAGACTTTGATGGTCAACCAGCTGGTGGACATGGAGTGGAAATTTGGTG TAACTGTAGGGACCAGTGAGATTCAGAAGACTGGGAACATCTTTCTACAG CTCAAGCTTATCATCAGAAAAGGGAACTCCACAGAAAACATCTACATGG AGCTGACACTACCACAGTTCTATAACTTTCTCCATGAAATGGAGCGAGCAAAGGCTGCTATGGACTGTTTCAGCTGA